One segment of Parvularcula sp. IMCC14364 DNA contains the following:
- a CDS encoding AAA family ATPase, with product MSGADTATQTTDILARFSDLSGKMQHARTALGEVVFGQERVIEEMLIALLSGGHALLVGAPGLAKTLLVASCAKVTGLTDKRIQFTPDLMPADVIGSEVLEEGADGRRSFRFIEGPVFCQLLMADEINRASPRTQSALLQAMQEHHVTVAGARRDLPTPFHVLATQNPIEQEGTYPLPEAQLDRFLLQINIDYPPESAERQMLAATTGTAVIEPAQAMTPADLMAAQAMVRAMPIGEQIIDRIMALVRAARPGIEAADDRTDLIAWGPGPRASQALSLAVRARALMDGREAPSPDDIAALAGPILRHRMALTFAARAEGLTTDIVIDNLVQSIV from the coding sequence ATATCCGGCGCCGATACGGCCACCCAGACCACTGACATCCTCGCCCGATTCAGCGATCTCTCGGGCAAGATGCAACACGCCCGGACAGCTCTCGGCGAGGTTGTATTCGGGCAGGAACGGGTGATCGAGGAAATGCTGATTGCCCTGCTTTCCGGCGGTCATGCCTTGCTGGTGGGGGCGCCAGGGCTTGCCAAGACCCTGCTGGTGGCAAGCTGTGCCAAGGTGACCGGCCTGACGGACAAGCGCATCCAGTTTACGCCCGACCTGATGCCGGCGGATGTGATTGGCTCGGAGGTGCTGGAAGAAGGCGCAGACGGGCGGCGCAGTTTCCGCTTTATCGAGGGCCCGGTGTTCTGCCAGTTGCTGATGGCCGACGAGATCAACCGGGCAAGCCCGCGCACACAGTCCGCGCTGTTGCAGGCGATGCAGGAGCATCATGTAACGGTCGCCGGTGCCCGTCGCGACCTACCAACGCCATTTCATGTGCTGGCAACCCAGAACCCGATTGAGCAGGAAGGCACCTATCCGCTGCCCGAAGCGCAGCTTGACCGCTTCCTGTTGCAAATCAATATCGATTATCCCCCGGAAAGTGCAGAACGGCAGATGCTGGCTGCAACCACCGGGACGGCGGTGATCGAGCCTGCACAGGCCATGACCCCGGCCGACCTGATGGCGGCGCAGGCAATGGTGCGGGCCATGCCGATTGGCGAGCAGATTATTGACCGCATCATGGCGCTGGTGCGCGCGGCGCGTCCGGGCATTGAGGCAGCGGATGACCGCACGGACCTGATCGCCTGGGGACCGGGGCCACGGGCAAGTCAGGCCCTGAGCCTCGCGGTGCGCGCGCGTGCCCTGATGGACGGACGCGAAGCGCCTTCTCCGGATGATATTGCCGCGCTGGCCGGGCCGATCCTGCGCCATCGTATGGCCCTGACCTTTGCCGCGCGGGCCGAAGGGCTGACCACGGATATTGTCATCGATAATCTGGTTCAATCAATCGTCTGA
- a CDS encoding CCA tRNA nucleotidyltransferase, whose translation MAHPPTSASSISALPLTAFPEGDKADFTWTSTPELIRIIDALSAQRAHSAMFVGGCVRDSFLGNPPRIGQPDSPTDIDIATSLSPDDTMAALRAAGLKAIPTGYDHGTITAVADGLVAEITTLRADLETDGRHATVQYTEDWQQDWRRRDFTINALYVTPDGKLFDPAAGLTDLTRQKVAFIGDTQTRIREDYLRILRFYRFSARYAATIDPQGHAACESLRAGLQQISSERVTAELRKILAGPRLPFTLTAMADSGILAEIIPAPADLPNACALYDLCQQTHENTPELYLAALWDNPADVITRLRLSNAQSQHLTSISTNTDWLAAAPDEAHGRELLYRHGPEALRAASLLLGARDHAAGLETTRWHDLFSLPARWQAPACPFSAASFIARGLPIGPAIGKALAAAEKAWIAADYPRGKATIDQIIDEVAETVRTGQPGTES comes from the coding sequence ATGGCACACCCGCCAACCTCTGCATCCAGTATCTCAGCCCTGCCCCTGACGGCCTTCCCCGAAGGTGATAAGGCTGATTTCACCTGGACTTCGACCCCTGAATTGATCCGCATCATCGACGCATTGTCAGCACAACGGGCACACAGCGCCATGTTTGTAGGCGGCTGCGTTCGTGACAGCTTTTTGGGCAACCCGCCCCGGATCGGGCAGCCGGACAGCCCGACGGATATCGACATTGCCACCAGCCTGTCGCCGGACGATACCATGGCTGCCCTGCGCGCAGCAGGCCTCAAGGCTATTCCCACCGGCTATGACCATGGCACAATCACAGCCGTTGCTGACGGTCTTGTCGCGGAAATCACCACATTGCGGGCTGATCTGGAAACTGACGGGCGCCATGCTACCGTGCAGTACACAGAGGACTGGCAGCAGGACTGGCGGCGGCGGGACTTCACCATCAATGCCCTTTATGTGACACCGGACGGCAAACTGTTCGACCCCGCAGCGGGACTGACTGACCTCACCCGGCAGAAAGTTGCGTTCATCGGGGATACACAAACCCGCATCCGGGAAGACTATCTGCGCATTCTGCGCTTCTATCGTTTTTCCGCGCGCTATGCCGCCACCATAGACCCGCAGGGCCACGCGGCCTGCGAGAGCCTGCGCGCCGGGCTGCAACAGATATCATCAGAGCGTGTCACCGCAGAATTACGCAAGATCCTTGCCGGGCCTCGCCTGCCCTTCACCCTGACAGCCATGGCGGACAGCGGCATCCTCGCCGAAATCATACCGGCACCAGCAGACCTGCCAAACGCCTGTGCGCTATATGACCTTTGTCAGCAGACGCACGAAAATACGCCGGAACTTTATCTGGCCGCACTGTGGGATAATCCGGCGGATGTTATCACGCGCCTGCGCCTGTCCAATGCCCAAAGCCAGCACCTGACCAGTATCAGCACAAATACTGACTGGCTGGCAGCTGCCCCCGATGAAGCTCATGGCCGGGAACTCCTCTATCGGCATGGGCCCGAGGCGCTGCGCGCTGCAAGCCTGCTGCTGGGGGCCCGCGACCACGCAGCCGGCCTTGAGACGACGCGCTGGCACGATCTGTTCTCCTTGCCAGCCCGCTGGCAGGCACCTGCATGCCCTTTTTCGGCTGCCAGCTTTATTGCCCGCGGCCTGCCCATCGGCCCTGCCATCGGCAAGGCGCTCGCAGCAGCAGAAAAGGCGTGGATCGCCGCCGATTATCCACGCGGTAAAGCCACGATCGATCAGATCATCGACGAGGTGGCTGAGACGGTCCGCACAGGCCAGCCGGGCACGGAGAGTTAA
- the sppA gene encoding signal peptide peptidase SppA translates to MQDENKLTIWGFLKGIVKAIIGAALLLQALLFLIFLIVFMGVITSVMTDAGSGGSGPSVAVPDGAALLLNPNGVLVEQAAESDPFEEALAEAYGSNRPAQVQVHDLTKAIRAAAEDERIDALVLDLGGLMVPSVFSSKMQLVVQEIEAFKESGKPVIAIGDYYSQEQYYIASHADDVFMHDYGAILIYGYGRYRTYYNELLTEKLNVTNHIFRVGTYKSALEPVLRNDMSEEAKEANLAYLNVLWNDYTSTVETARGLEPGTINNYANNASEVIGLADGDLAQTTVNVGLVDQLMSRKDQIDHIKGIVGEDDDEDGFKRVGYRTFLNAIEGDDDTKAPDVAIITAAGTIVDGNAPVGVAAGDRIAGYLKDAREDEDVKAVVLRVDSGGGSAFASEVMRTEVLALQEAGKPVVVSMGSLAASGGYWIAADADEIWAAPTTITGSIGIFGMIQTLENTVSQAGIYSDGVGTTDLSGVLGAGLGPLPQEFSDIMQLSIESGYERFLTIVGEARGFSRDEVDAIAQGRVWIGETAKEIGLVDQLGYFEDAIESAATLAGIQDDYDVVRLETDKTRFEIFLESLSGASVRLGLIESDDLVFGGTAGLEVSGLRRLIAEAQNEAAFYDTFNDPNAIYARCLECEPAR, encoded by the coding sequence ATGCAAGACGAAAACAAACTGACGATCTGGGGTTTTCTCAAAGGGATCGTCAAAGCCATCATTGGTGCAGCACTGCTCTTGCAGGCCCTGCTCTTCCTGATTTTCCTGATCGTATTCATGGGTGTGATCACCAGCGTCATGACAGACGCTGGCAGTGGCGGGTCCGGCCCGTCTGTTGCTGTGCCTGACGGCGCTGCCCTGCTCCTCAACCCTAACGGTGTTCTGGTTGAACAGGCTGCAGAATCCGATCCGTTTGAAGAAGCGCTCGCCGAAGCCTATGGCTCCAATCGCCCGGCGCAAGTGCAGGTCCACGACTTGACCAAGGCAATCCGCGCTGCCGCAGAGGACGAGCGCATCGACGCGCTGGTGCTGGATCTTGGTGGTTTGATGGTGCCTTCAGTCTTCTCCAGCAAGATGCAGCTTGTTGTGCAGGAAATCGAAGCCTTCAAGGAAAGTGGCAAGCCGGTCATCGCGATCGGTGACTACTATTCTCAGGAGCAGTATTACATTGCCTCCCACGCGGATGATGTCTTCATGCACGATTATGGCGCCATTCTCATCTATGGCTATGGCCGCTACCGCACATATTATAATGAATTGCTGACCGAAAAACTCAACGTCACCAACCACATCTTCCGCGTTGGCACATACAAGTCAGCCCTTGAGCCGGTTCTGCGCAATGACATGTCAGAAGAAGCCAAGGAAGCAAACCTCGCTTATCTCAATGTGCTCTGGAATGATTACACCAGCACGGTCGAGACAGCACGCGGCCTGGAGCCAGGCACCATTAACAATTACGCCAACAATGCCTCCGAGGTCATTGGTCTGGCAGATGGCGACCTTGCCCAGACAACCGTCAATGTCGGCCTTGTGGATCAGCTGATGAGCCGCAAGGACCAGATTGACCATATCAAGGGCATTGTTGGTGAGGATGACGATGAAGACGGCTTCAAGCGTGTTGGCTATCGTACATTTCTCAACGCGATTGAAGGCGATGATGACACAAAGGCACCTGACGTCGCCATCATCACCGCCGCTGGCACCATCGTTGACGGTAATGCGCCTGTTGGTGTTGCCGCTGGTGACCGCATTGCCGGATACCTGAAAGACGCCCGTGAGGACGAAGACGTGAAAGCCGTTGTCCTGCGTGTAGATAGTGGCGGCGGCAGTGCTTTTGCCTCGGAAGTCATGCGCACCGAAGTGCTGGCCCTGCAGGAAGCGGGCAAGCCGGTTGTCGTCTCCATGGGCTCACTGGCCGCGTCCGGTGGCTACTGGATTGCCGCTGATGCGGATGAAATCTGGGCCGCCCCGACAACCATCACTGGCTCAATCGGCATTTTCGGCATGATCCAGACACTGGAAAACACGGTCAGTCAGGCTGGCATCTACTCAGATGGCGTTGGCACAACAGATCTTTCCGGTGTTCTTGGTGCGGGCCTTGGCCCCTTGCCGCAGGAATTTTCCGACATCATGCAGCTCTCTATTGAGTCTGGCTATGAGCGCTTCCTGACCATTGTTGGCGAAGCCCGTGGCTTCTCCCGTGATGAGGTGGATGCCATTGCCCAAGGTCGGGTCTGGATTGGTGAAACAGCCAAGGAGATCGGCCTTGTTGATCAACTCGGCTATTTCGAAGATGCCATTGAATCAGCGGCGACACTCGCCGGTATTCAGGACGATTATGATGTTGTCCGTCTGGAGACAGACAAGACACGTTTCGAGATATTCCTGGAATCTCTCTCTGGCGCTTCTGTTCGCCTCGGCCTGATCGAATCCGATGATCTGGTCTTTGGCGGCACGGCAGGCCTCGAAGTTTCCGGCCTGCGTCGTCTGATTGCCGAAGCCCAGAACGAAGCAGCGTTCTATGACACGTTCAATGACCCGAACGCGATCTATGCCCGCTGCCTCGAATGTGAGCCAGCACGCTAA
- a CDS encoding DUF1285 domain-containing protein: MSDLFALASRMSDLTGGTGLPPVDKWNPEYCGEIDMVIRKDGLWFHEGSPIGRPQLVRLFSTVLKREEDDYFLVTPVEKLKIVVEDVPFLAVEMTVQDEDTPDQQLTFRTNVGDDVIAGPDHALAFRAGEAEDELVPYLHVRRGLEARLSRPVYYQLAELVRSDPPVVVSNGATFPFGNPSAATGA, translated from the coding sequence ATGAGTGATCTTTTTGCCCTCGCCTCCCGCATGTCCGACCTCACAGGTGGCACTGGCCTGCCCCCTGTGGACAAATGGAACCCCGAATATTGCGGCGAAATCGACATGGTCATCCGCAAGGATGGCCTCTGGTTTCATGAAGGCTCGCCCATCGGGCGCCCGCAGCTCGTTCGGCTGTTCTCAACCGTGCTGAAGCGCGAAGAAGACGACTATTTTTTGGTGACCCCGGTGGAGAAGCTGAAAATCGTGGTCGAAGATGTGCCCTTTCTCGCCGTTGAGATGACCGTACAGGATGAAGACACGCCGGATCAGCAACTGACCTTCCGCACCAATGTCGGCGACGATGTGATTGCCGGCCCCGACCACGCCCTTGCGTTCCGTGCAGGCGAGGCCGAAGACGAACTGGTCCCCTATCTTCACGTCAGGCGCGGCCTGGAAGCGCGGCTCTCCCGCCCTGTCTACTATCAACTGGCTGAACTGGTGCGCTCTGACCCGCCAGTGGTCGTCAGCAATGGCGCGACTTTCCCCTTCGGAAATCCCAGTGCGGCTACAGGCGCATGA
- a CDS encoding DUF4159 domain-containing protein: MVPAELGFSTPLILGALALLPVIWLLLRALPQAPRRLAFPGYFFLRQIKNTQETPSRTPWYILLLRLLILAAIIIALAGPFLNAPERLARTGPVLIVLDDSWAAADKWAQRRNTLAGIASEVDGTGRQIWLLRTTPQSTARKGEALVGPLSADQLADISDSVEPVARAAARSTILRDTAPALAALGEGVDIRWLSDGVFTGPDIDERQFLRRLDDYGTLTAYVPQTLPTVLTGITYRSDSLLATIRQPQAAVAEMPGQISILARDGRLIEQTPFLMAQGANEAEVEIDLPLTLRNEIGQIRLDGVRSAGAVQLADASTRRAQVGLAGSADGTSGTLLDSRFYLQQALSPYALFRTGTVNTLASSDATVIILDDIGRLREGDAEALSGWIEEGGVLIRFSGPVLADASQDASVNFEASLLPVPLRGGGRAFGGALTWEKPQSLGGFGEDSPFSDLVPDQEIEIRRQVLARPGADTSTRSWAWLEDGAPLVTARAQGKGLIVLFHVTAAPDWSDLPISGLFVDMLRRLTALSVTETGRRDPEQTFVPRRVLNGFGQLQPAPDDARPVSAASANGVASALIPAGLYGDPDMPLAVNVLSNDSKLQSLEAIGAFDGIAVRSYAGQDVRQLAVWFLLLALVLFLIDTVLMLHLNGKLMPLRRQGLAVMSLLVLGTLLALPVSEAAAQIRPPIDPKAADAALYTRFAYVVTGDREADELSRAGLFGLSQRLRERTALEPAAPVGISPDTDELSVYPLIYWPILPGAPVPSETALTRLEAYMARGGLIIFDTRDGDRNFGSQRTEEAAALRRILEQLNMPPLEPVPTGHVLRRSFYLLDDFPGRNSDGPVWVEARGVTGNVNDGVTPVIISGRDWASAWAIDDGGRPLRAMGGAGLAAREAAYRTGINIAMVALTGNYKVDQLQAEALLDQLGEEQR, from the coding sequence ATGGTGCCTGCTGAACTCGGTTTTTCAACCCCACTAATCCTGGGCGCGCTGGCGCTGCTGCCGGTTATATGGCTGCTGTTGCGGGCATTGCCCCAGGCCCCCAGGCGGCTTGCTTTTCCGGGATATTTCTTCCTCAGACAGATAAAGAATACGCAGGAAACGCCGAGCCGCACACCATGGTATATTCTGCTGCTGCGATTGTTGATCCTTGCTGCCATTATCATAGCGCTTGCCGGGCCGTTCCTGAATGCGCCCGAGCGACTGGCGCGCACAGGGCCTGTACTGATTGTTCTGGATGATAGTTGGGCGGCTGCCGATAAATGGGCGCAGCGGCGCAATACGCTGGCAGGGATTGCCAGTGAAGTGGATGGCACGGGGCGGCAAATCTGGCTCCTGCGCACGACGCCGCAAAGCACTGCCCGCAAGGGGGAAGCGCTGGTTGGCCCGCTGAGCGCAGACCAGCTTGCAGATATCAGCGATAGTGTTGAGCCGGTGGCGCGAGCCGCTGCGCGGAGCACTATCCTGCGTGATACGGCCCCGGCACTGGCCGCGTTGGGGGAGGGAGTTGATATCCGCTGGTTGAGCGATGGTGTTTTTACCGGGCCTGATATTGACGAGCGTCAGTTCCTGCGCCGACTTGATGATTACGGCACGCTGACGGCCTATGTGCCGCAGACCCTGCCAACTGTCCTGACCGGGATTACCTATCGCTCTGACAGTCTGCTGGCGACCATCCGTCAGCCGCAGGCGGCTGTGGCTGAGATGCCCGGGCAGATCAGTATATTGGCGCGTGACGGGCGATTGATTGAGCAGACGCCTTTTCTGATGGCGCAGGGGGCAAATGAGGCGGAGGTGGAGATCGACCTGCCACTGACCCTGCGCAATGAAATCGGTCAGATCCGGCTTGATGGTGTGCGCTCTGCCGGGGCCGTGCAACTGGCAGATGCCAGCACGCGGCGCGCGCAGGTGGGCCTCGCGGGCAGTGCTGATGGCACCAGCGGCACACTGCTGGACAGTCGGTTCTATCTCCAGCAGGCGCTGTCACCCTATGCCCTGTTCCGTACGGGTACGGTCAATACACTCGCCAGTTCTGATGCAACGGTTATTATCCTGGATGATATTGGCCGGTTGCGCGAGGGCGATGCTGAAGCGTTGAGCGGCTGGATTGAAGAAGGCGGCGTGTTGATCCGCTTTTCCGGTCCGGTGCTCGCGGATGCCTCGCAGGATGCCAGTGTCAATTTTGAAGCCTCCCTGTTGCCGGTGCCCCTGCGCGGTGGCGGGCGTGCTTTTGGCGGGGCATTGACCTGGGAAAAGCCGCAGTCGCTTGGCGGTTTTGGCGAAGACAGTCCGTTCAGTGATCTTGTGCCGGATCAGGAGATTGAAATTCGCCGTCAGGTGCTGGCGCGTCCGGGGGCTGATACCTCCACCCGGAGCTGGGCCTGGCTTGAAGATGGCGCGCCCCTGGTGACAGCGCGGGCACAGGGCAAGGGGCTTATCGTCCTGTTCCACGTAACCGCCGCGCCGGACTGGTCCGATCTGCCGATTTCGGGCCTGTTTGTTGACATGCTGCGCCGCCTGACAGCTCTTTCCGTGACCGAGACAGGCCGGCGCGACCCGGAGCAGACCTTTGTGCCCCGGCGTGTCCTGAACGGGTTTGGCCAGTTGCAGCCAGCGCCCGATGACGCCCGGCCTGTGAGTGCTGCGAGTGCCAATGGTGTGGCAAGCGCCCTGATCCCTGCGGGACTCTATGGAGATCCGGATATGCCGCTGGCGGTTAATGTCCTGAGTAATGACAGCAAACTGCAATCCCTCGAGGCGATAGGCGCTTTTGACGGGATCGCGGTGCGCTCCTATGCGGGGCAGGATGTGCGCCAGCTGGCTGTCTGGTTTTTGTTGCTGGCACTGGTGTTATTCCTGATTGATACGGTGCTGATGCTGCATTTGAACGGCAAACTGATGCCGCTGCGCCGACAGGGCCTGGCGGTGATGTCTCTCCTGGTTCTGGGCACCCTGCTGGCACTGCCAGTGTCGGAGGCCGCCGCGCAGATCCGCCCGCCGATTGACCCCAAGGCGGCGGATGCAGCGCTCTATACCCGCTTTGCCTATGTGGTCACCGGTGACAGGGAGGCGGACGAGCTTTCCAGAGCCGGGCTTTTCGGGCTGAGCCAGCGGCTGCGCGAGCGCACAGCGCTTGAGCCTGCAGCCCCTGTGGGTATTTCACCTGATACGGATGAGTTATCTGTCTATCCGCTGATTTACTGGCCGATCCTGCCCGGCGCACCGGTGCCTAGCGAGACGGCGCTGACACGCCTTGAAGCCTATATGGCGCGCGGTGGACTGATTATTTTCGACACCCGCGACGGGGACCGGAATTTCGGTAGCCAGCGAACGGAAGAGGCGGCTGCCCTGCGCCGTATTCTGGAACAGCTCAATATGCCGCCACTGGAGCCTGTGCCCACGGGGCATGTGTTGCGCCGGTCTTTTTATCTGCTTGATGATTTTCCCGGTCGCAACAGTGATGGGCCGGTCTGGGTGGAGGCACGTGGCGTGACCGGCAATGTCAATGACGGGGTGACGCCGGTGATTATATCCGGGCGTGACTGGGCCAGTGCCTGGGCGATTGATGACGGCGGTCGCCCGCTGCGCGCCATGGGCGGCGCGGGGCTTGCCGCGCGTGAAGCAGCCTATCGTACCGGCATCAATATCGCCATGGTGGCCCTGACCGGGAACTACAAGGTGGATCAGCTTCAGGCCGAAGCGCTGCTGGACCAGTTGGGGGAGGAGCAGCGATGA
- a CDS encoding CoA pyrophosphatase, which yields MSRASTIPPPGVTTSWRAEISAALEAPDALDTRSIFHELNPHLERTPIFNRPMAEYRAAAVLFPIIDRVDEPSVLLTIRSNEMPSHAGQISFPGGRVQAEDQDHTDTALRETWEEVGIERDYVEVMGDMGVHLGGMGFAVTPVIGVIHPDADFTPCPREVQGMFEVPLAHLFDLDRHIIEERENNGVRYRMPAIPYGEFHIWGLTAGIINSLAKAVHDRRD from the coding sequence ATGAGCCGCGCCTCCACCATCCCACCGCCCGGCGTTACCACCAGTTGGCGCGCGGAAATCAGCGCTGCGCTGGAAGCCCCTGATGCGCTGGACACGCGCAGCATTTTCCACGAGTTGAACCCGCATCTGGAACGCACCCCTATCTTCAATCGCCCCATGGCAGAATACCGCGCAGCGGCAGTGCTCTTCCCGATCATTGACCGCGTGGACGAGCCGAGCGTGCTGCTCACCATCCGCTCCAATGAGATGCCGTCCCATGCCGGTCAGATCAGCTTTCCCGGTGGCCGTGTGCAGGCGGAAGATCAGGACCACACGGATACGGCCTTGCGCGAGACATGGGAGGAAGTCGGTATCGAGCGGGACTATGTGGAGGTTATGGGAGATATGGGCGTACATCTGGGTGGCATGGGCTTTGCCGTCACCCCTGTAATCGGCGTCATTCATCCGGATGCAGATTTCACGCCCTGCCCGCGCGAAGTTCAGGGCATGTTTGAAGTGCCGCTGGCTCACCTGTTCGATCTCGACAGACATATCATCGAGGAGCGGGAAAATAACGGCGTCAGGTACCGGATGCCAGCCATTCCGTATGGAGAATTTCATATCTGGGGACTGACGGCCGGGATCATCAATTCGCTCGCCAAAGCGGTGCATGACAGGAGGGATTGA
- a CDS encoding tyrosine recombinase XerC: MTKDKHQDRDTYEALMACFVDMLKSQQRRSPHTLRNYTHTLTLFHAFLKDHLGDTPRLEHLAELEIRDFRAFLASRKNDGLAASTLRGDLSALRSFYRHLKKTRDLDNPEVGKLRSPKLPARLPRPLARQQTEEVRTLLSDRHQQSDDWQAARDLALVTLLYGAGLRISEALSLQWRDAPFGDSLRVTGKGDKTRLVPLLPAIHAAIAKYRTALWADAEASLYPERWDEAGEPAPLFFSARGKKLSPRMAQKTMQHLRSQLGLPQSATPHALRHSFATHLLSASGDLRAIQELLGHSSLAATQRYTAVDNEELLRAYKSAHPRAR, encoded by the coding sequence ATGACCAAAGACAAGCATCAGGACAGGGACACGTATGAAGCGCTGATGGCCTGCTTTGTGGATATGCTGAAAAGCCAGCAGCGCCGCAGTCCGCATACGCTGCGTAATTACACTCACACACTCACCCTCTTTCATGCCTTTTTGAAAGATCATCTGGGCGACACGCCGCGGCTTGAACATCTGGCTGAACTGGAGATCAGGGATTTTCGCGCGTTCCTTGCCAGCCGGAAGAATGACGGTTTGGCCGCAAGCACCCTGCGCGGTGACCTGTCTGCCCTGCGCAGCTTTTACCGGCATCTGAAAAAGACCCGCGATCTTGACAATCCGGAGGTGGGAAAATTGCGCTCGCCCAAGCTGCCTGCGCGCCTGCCGCGACCGCTGGCCAGGCAGCAGACGGAAGAAGTCCGTACCCTTCTCTCTGACAGACACCAGCAATCAGATGACTGGCAGGCTGCAAGAGACCTCGCCCTGGTGACATTGCTATATGGCGCGGGCTTGCGTATTTCCGAAGCCCTTTCCCTGCAGTGGCGCGACGCCCCGTTCGGCGACTCGTTGCGCGTTACCGGCAAGGGCGACAAGACCCGTCTCGTGCCGCTGCTGCCTGCAATTCACGCAGCAATCGCGAAATACCGCACAGCCTTGTGGGCTGATGCAGAAGCCAGCCTGTACCCAGAAAGATGGGATGAGGCAGGTGAACCGGCACCACTGTTCTTTTCAGCACGCGGTAAAAAACTCAGTCCACGAATGGCGCAGAAAACCATGCAGCATTTGCGCAGTCAGCTTGGCTTGCCACAAAGCGCAACGCCTCATGCCCTGCGCCACTCCTTCGCGACGCATCTGCTGTCCGCCAGCGGCGACCTGCGCGCCATCCAGGAACTACTCGGTCACAGCTCTCTTGCCGCCACCCAGCGCTACACAGCCGTGGATAACGAAGAACTCCTGCGCGCCTACAAATCCGCCCACCCAAGAGCGCGCTGA
- a CDS encoding DUF58 domain-containing protein, with product MPQPDHRMSAQEALHHEAEEAGGSLPPLLLEADHLANTVMAGVHGRRRAGSGETFWQFRPFVEGDVSTQIDWRQSARSDDRLYIRQREWEVAATAWLWRDPGVSLDYAHADDLPTKRRRADVLATAVCTLLARAGERIGYAGASRRPFMGRRAAEQFAGEIVGHSFSPDRLPPIINAAGEKKYVIFSDFFLPPVELEPRLRAIAAQRATAHLVQIIDPSEEDYRFEGRMEFLAREQGLPKLLFGDAGAVAGEYRKLFQAHQGWLQDTCRHLGWSFMTHRTDHAPETALIALYRALAPEALV from the coding sequence ATGCCGCAGCCCGATCACAGGATGTCTGCCCAAGAAGCCCTGCACCATGAGGCAGAGGAGGCTGGGGGCAGTCTGCCGCCACTTCTGCTGGAGGCGGATCATCTGGCCAATACGGTGATGGCCGGCGTGCATGGCCGTCGCCGGGCTGGCAGTGGTGAGACGTTCTGGCAGTTCCGCCCTTTTGTGGAAGGGGATGTCAGTACGCAAATTGACTGGCGGCAATCAGCCCGCAGCGATGACAGGCTGTATATACGCCAGCGCGAATGGGAAGTTGCGGCAACGGCTTGGCTCTGGCGTGACCCCGGTGTCAGCCTTGATTATGCCCATGCAGACGATCTGCCGACCAAGCGACGGCGCGCTGATGTGCTGGCCACAGCAGTCTGTACGCTTCTGGCCCGGGCCGGGGAGCGCATTGGCTATGCCGGGGCTAGTCGGCGCCCGTTCATGGGACGGCGCGCGGCAGAACAGTTTGCCGGAGAAATTGTCGGTCATTCGTTCAGCCCAGACCGGTTGCCGCCGATTATCAATGCGGCAGGGGAAAAGAAGTACGTTATCTTCAGTGACTTTTTCCTGCCGCCTGTTGAACTTGAGCCGCGCCTGCGGGCGATTGCGGCCCAGCGGGCCACAGCGCATCTGGTGCAGATCATTGATCCGTCTGAAGAAGATTACAGATTTGAGGGGCGGATGGAGTTTCTGGCGCGGGAACAGGGGTTACCGAAATTGCTGTTTGGGGATGCAGGGGCGGTGGCCGGGGAATACAGGAAACTGTTTCAGGCCCATCAGGGCTGGTTACAGGATACCTGCCGCCATCTTGGCTGGTCCTTCATGACACATCGCACGGACCATGCGCCGGAGACGGCGCTGATTGCACTTTACCGGGCGCTGGCGCCGGAGGCACTTGTCTGA